The Cystobacter fuscus DSM 2262 genome contains a region encoding:
- a CDS encoding AAA family ATPase: MIQKVSFRNFKAYRSLDLELEPLTVLVGPNASGKTTLLQGLHLAASLAGNRKGVLSDPVERSALSSYGSKAPTEWSLSGVWGGTAGIVHASVEPLAKDATVTGQWAGVNFQAKMGLDEPTAGQLVLGRMFSQSPGGEGPPDFQDALLSTSILRFEAQALAKASYSEEQIPEIDGRGDGLASLLAYLKLSQDEVFDGIEQALKQIVPSVRRIRIERAAVERTTLRTIALDEQRHQIPEQQTLWGNRVVLDMKGAKGVAADSAGEGTLMVLGLLTVLMGPSKPRLVLLDDIELNLHPVAQGKLIETLRTLQKRDPELQIIATSHSPFILNYLKPEEVRMTFLAENGFARCEKLTAHPEFERWKDLMSPGEFWSTVGESWMERVETPAGNE; this comes from the coding sequence GTGATCCAGAAGGTCTCGTTCCGGAACTTCAAGGCGTACCGCTCGCTTGATTTGGAGCTGGAGCCGCTCACCGTGCTGGTGGGCCCCAATGCTTCCGGCAAGACGACGCTGTTGCAGGGACTGCATCTCGCGGCGAGCTTGGCCGGGAATCGAAAAGGTGTCTTGTCAGATCCGGTCGAGCGAAGTGCGCTGTCTTCGTACGGTTCAAAAGCGCCAACTGAATGGAGTCTGTCTGGAGTGTGGGGCGGTACGGCAGGGATTGTGCATGCCTCGGTCGAGCCCCTTGCGAAAGATGCCACAGTGACAGGTCAGTGGGCGGGTGTGAATTTTCAAGCCAAGATGGGCTTGGATGAACCTACAGCTGGACAGTTAGTACTTGGACGAATGTTTTCTCAGTCTCCTGGCGGTGAGGGGCCTCCGGATTTTCAGGACGCTTTGCTGTCGACGTCTATTCTCCGATTCGAGGCGCAAGCCCTTGCGAAAGCTTCTTACAGCGAGGAGCAGATACCTGAGATCGACGGACGTGGAGACGGTCTGGCATCGCTCCTGGCTTATTTGAAGTTGAGCCAGGATGAGGTGTTCGACGGCATTGAACAGGCGCTCAAGCAAATCGTGCCGTCGGTCCGTCGCATTCGGATTGAACGTGCTGCGGTCGAGCGAACCACGCTCAGGACCATTGCCTTGGATGAACAACGCCATCAGATTCCCGAGCAGCAGACCCTCTGGGGGAACAGGGTCGTTCTGGACATGAAGGGGGCCAAGGGCGTTGCCGCTGATTCCGCTGGCGAAGGCACCCTCATGGTGCTCGGGCTGCTCACCGTCTTGATGGGGCCGAGCAAGCCTCGGCTGGTTCTTCTGGATGATATCGAGCTGAATCTTCATCCCGTGGCGCAAGGCAAGCTCATCGAGACCCTGCGCACGCTCCAAAAGCGTGATCCTGAGCTGCAAATCATCGCGACCAGCCATTCACCTTTCATCCTGAACTACCTCAAGCCCGAGGAAGTCAGGATGACCTTCCTCGCGGAAAATGGCTTCGCCCGCTGTGAGAAGCTCACGGCCCACCCCGAGTTCGAGCGCTGGAAGGACCTCATGAGCCCCGGTGAGTTCTGGAGCACCGTGGGCGAGTCATGGATGGAGAGGGTGGAGACTCCGGCGGGCAATGAGTGA
- a CDS encoding ABC transporter ATP-binding protein, which translates to MSSPPALELRGLSKTYGDNKLTALSDVTLSIRPGEIFALLGPNGAGKTTLIGSVCGLVKKTSGKVLVFGHDLDEDPVRPRYQIGLVPQEVNFDPFFTVAESLYIQQGYYGQPRDEARVKEVLAALNLSHKADAITRALSGGMKRRLLIAKALVHKPKLVFLDEPTAGVDVELRRDLWNYVRRLAAEGTTIVLTTHYLEEAEELADRVGVINEGKLLLVEDKRTLLRRLGEKNLIVTFTAPVSTPPEAARQAGATLSADGLTLTYPEREGGLPGNDVLRLLYTQGFPVGNVETRSSRLEDILIEILRGKPAASAAAALNALPPATP; encoded by the coding sequence ATGTCCTCGCCTCCCGCGCTCGAGCTCCGAGGTCTCTCGAAGACCTATGGCGACAACAAGCTCACCGCCCTCTCCGATGTCACCCTCAGCATCCGTCCCGGGGAGATCTTCGCCCTCCTCGGCCCCAATGGTGCCGGCAAGACGACGCTCATCGGCTCGGTCTGCGGGCTGGTGAAGAAGACGAGCGGCAAGGTGCTCGTCTTCGGGCACGACCTGGACGAGGACCCGGTGCGGCCGCGCTACCAGATCGGCCTCGTGCCCCAGGAGGTGAACTTCGATCCCTTCTTCACGGTGGCCGAGTCGCTCTACATCCAGCAGGGCTACTACGGGCAGCCGCGGGACGAGGCGCGGGTGAAGGAGGTGCTCGCCGCGCTCAACCTGTCCCACAAGGCGGACGCCATCACCCGGGCGCTCTCGGGCGGCATGAAGCGCCGGTTGCTCATCGCCAAGGCGCTGGTGCACAAGCCGAAGCTGGTCTTCCTGGACGAGCCCACCGCGGGCGTGGACGTGGAGCTGCGGCGCGACCTGTGGAACTACGTGCGCCGGCTCGCCGCCGAGGGCACCACCATCGTGCTCACCACGCACTACCTGGAGGAGGCAGAGGAGCTGGCCGACCGGGTGGGCGTCATCAACGAGGGCAAGCTGCTGCTCGTGGAGGACAAGAGGACGCTGTTGCGCCGCCTGGGCGAGAAGAACCTCATCGTCACCTTCACCGCGCCGGTGAGCACGCCCCCCGAGGCCGCGCGCCAGGCGGGCGCCACGCTCTCCGCGGACGGCCTCACGCTCACCTACCCCGAGCGCGAGGGCGGTCTGCCGGGCAATGACGTCCTGCGCCTGCTGTACACGCAGGGCTTCCCGGTGGGCAACGTGGAGACGCGCAGCTCCCGCCTGGAAGACATCCTCATCGAGATCCTCCGCGGCAAACCCGCCGCCAGCGCCGCCGCCGCGCTCAACGCCCTCCCCCCCGCCACGCCATGA
- a CDS encoding ATP-binding response regulator, with the protein MSLVLIAEDEDAMLDIFAQIVEDMGHRALRAHNGEEALLLARTQPPDLVVSDHMMPRRTGMELLRELRADPVLREVPFLLLSAARPPGLEEATAFLAKPVDLDTFETAVRQVLRVRPADVEPEAKARAVNPDSVLREEMLNWVAHEIKTPLSSARLNAQMLLRKQSARADPEERRHAEVILRQLDRMNGLVTSILDAARLSDGKLMIHQENGDFASFLQGVVQEWRELQPQVDFSLVGAEQPLRLSFDAERVRNILNNLLSNAVKYGGERKHVEVALALSPGLVVVHVRDWGQGIAASEVPNIFERFHRAEGSGGSGHGLGLYIASAIARLHGGSLSAKSSLGEGSTFSLRLPLLR; encoded by the coding sequence ATGAGCCTGGTCCTCATCGCCGAGGACGAGGACGCGATGCTCGACATCTTCGCGCAGATCGTGGAGGACATGGGCCACCGCGCCCTCCGGGCCCACAACGGAGAAGAGGCCCTGCTGCTGGCCCGGACGCAGCCGCCGGATCTCGTGGTGAGCGACCACATGATGCCCCGGCGCACCGGCATGGAGTTGCTGCGCGAATTGCGCGCGGACCCGGTGCTGCGCGAGGTGCCCTTCCTGCTCTTGAGTGCCGCGCGCCCGCCGGGCCTGGAAGAGGCCACCGCGTTTCTCGCCAAGCCCGTGGACCTCGACACCTTCGAGACCGCCGTGCGCCAGGTGTTGCGCGTGCGTCCCGCGGACGTGGAACCGGAGGCCAAGGCCCGCGCGGTGAACCCCGACAGCGTCTTGCGCGAGGAGATGCTCAACTGGGTGGCGCATGAAATCAAGACGCCCCTGAGCTCCGCGCGGCTCAATGCCCAGATGCTGCTGCGCAAGCAGTCGGCGCGAGCGGACCCCGAGGAGCGCAGACACGCCGAGGTCATCCTGCGGCAGCTCGACCGGATGAACGGCCTCGTCACCTCCATCCTCGATGCGGCCCGCCTCTCCGATGGCAAGCTGATGATTCACCAGGAGAACGGGGACTTCGCCTCGTTCCTCCAGGGGGTGGTGCAGGAGTGGCGGGAACTGCAGCCCCAGGTGGACTTCTCCCTGGTGGGCGCGGAGCAGCCGCTGCGGCTCTCCTTCGATGCGGAGCGCGTGCGCAACATCCTCAACAACCTCCTGTCCAACGCGGTGAAGTACGGGGGCGAGCGCAAGCATGTCGAGGTGGCGCTGGCGCTCTCGCCCGGGCTCGTCGTCGTCCACGTGCGCGACTGGGGCCAGGGAATCGCCGCCTCGGAGGTGCCCAACATCTTCGAGCGCTTCCACCGCGCGGAGGGCTCGGGAGGCAGTGGGCACGGACTGGGCTTGTACATCGCCTCGGCGATCGCCCGGCTACACGGAGGCTCGCTCAGCGCGAAGTCGAGCCTCGGCGAGGGTTCCACCTTCAGCCTGCGGCTGCCCCTCCTGCGCTAG
- a CDS encoding serine/threonine protein kinase: protein MAVPLGKYHLLRKIASGGMGQVFLAREHSGGIERLVVIKRVLPHLAEDEEFLAMFQEEAHLVAGLRHPNLITLLEWAQVEGRYCLAMEYVQGEDVRRLDRFARARGTPVPVGLALRIVAEASAGLHYAHQARDAEGRLLHLVHRDVSPQNILVGFDGGVKVIDFGVAKAAGSTSTTATGVLKGKYPYMSPEQADGRPVDGRSDLFALGVVLWELLTGHRLFKGESDLMTLRLVRDCQVPPPSLLNPALPAGLDALVLRALGPTPEARFPDCGAFRLAIEDFIVQNRLSASSAHLSAWLRELYAERIANEANPASLDQLTEDSDLDARSNTSRSGSDARSLSLTIAPLTPTTHTGESGKRVYVTRTVSPEAPRRRVRWGWAAMGLGVSLLVGGAAVILLRQEKPAPVPPPITASAPPLAVPPEPRPRPVSLTVRSEPAGARVEVEGAPYGETPLELPLEPNAPPVTLALTLEGYEPTSRRVSAGDAPELSVKLRPRQAAQKPPRRGTSAPPLDIKLGR from the coding sequence ATGGCGGTACCCCTCGGTAAATACCATTTGCTGCGCAAGATAGCGTCCGGCGGGATGGGGCAGGTGTTCCTGGCGCGCGAGCACAGTGGGGGGATCGAGCGGCTGGTGGTCATCAAGCGGGTGTTGCCCCACCTGGCCGAGGACGAGGAATTCCTGGCCATGTTCCAGGAAGAGGCGCACCTGGTGGCGGGGCTGCGCCACCCCAACCTCATCACCCTCCTCGAGTGGGCGCAGGTCGAGGGCCGCTACTGCCTGGCCATGGAGTACGTCCAGGGAGAGGACGTGCGGCGGCTGGACAGGTTCGCGCGGGCGCGAGGCACCCCCGTGCCGGTGGGGCTGGCGCTGCGCATCGTGGCGGAGGCGTCCGCGGGGTTGCACTACGCCCACCAGGCGCGCGACGCCGAGGGCCGGCTGCTCCACCTGGTGCATCGGGACGTGTCGCCGCAGAACATCCTGGTGGGCTTCGATGGGGGCGTGAAGGTCATCGACTTCGGCGTGGCCAAGGCCGCCGGGAGCACCTCGACCACGGCCACCGGGGTGCTCAAGGGCAAGTACCCCTACATGTCGCCCGAGCAGGCGGATGGCCGGCCCGTGGACGGGCGCAGTGACTTGTTCGCCCTGGGGGTGGTGCTGTGGGAGCTGCTCACGGGCCACCGGCTCTTCAAGGGTGAGTCGGATCTGATGACGCTGCGGCTGGTGCGCGACTGCCAGGTGCCCCCGCCCTCCCTGCTCAACCCCGCGCTGCCCGCCGGGCTGGACGCGCTCGTGCTCCGGGCGCTGGGCCCCACGCCCGAGGCGCGCTTTCCGGATTGCGGCGCGTTCCGGCTGGCCATCGAGGACTTCATCGTCCAGAACCGGCTGTCCGCCAGCAGCGCGCACCTGTCCGCCTGGCTGCGGGAGCTGTACGCCGAGCGCATCGCCAACGAGGCCAACCCCGCCTCCCTGGACCAGCTCACCGAGGACTCGGACCTGGACGCCCGGTCCAACACCTCGCGCAGCGGCAGCGACGCGCGCTCACTGTCCCTGACGATCGCCCCCCTCACGCCCACCACCCACACCGGCGAGTCCGGCAAGCGGGTGTATGTCACGCGCACCGTCTCACCCGAGGCGCCCCGGCGGCGCGTGAGGTGGGGTTGGGCGGCGATGGGACTGGGCGTGTCGCTGCTGGTCGGCGGAGCCGCCGTCATCCTCCTGCGCCAGGAGAAGCCCGCCCCGGTGCCTCCGCCCATCACGGCCTCGGCCCCGCCGCTCGCGGTGCCTCCCGAGCCGCGGCCACGGCCGGTGAGTCTCACGGTGCGCTCGGAGCCGGCGGGCGCGCGGGTCGAGGTGGAGGGGGCGCCCTACGGCGAGACGCCGCTGGAGCTGCCCCTGGAGCCGAACGCGCCACCGGTGACGCTGGCCCTGACGCTGGAGGGGTATGAGCCCACATCGCGGCGGGTGTCCGCCGGAGACGCCCCCGAGCTGTCCGTGAAGCTGCGCCCCCGGCAGGCGGCGCAGAAGCCCCCGCGCCGGGGTACGTCCGCGCCCCCCCTCGACATCAAGCTGGGCCGCTGA
- the ettA gene encoding energy-dependent translational throttle protein EttA: protein MAQNFIFTMQDLRKVKGGKDILKGIYLSFFPGAKIGVIGPNGSGKSTLLRIMAGVDKEFFGVAKPDPSARVGYLAQEPQLDPTLDVKGNVELGLKPIRVLLDRFNEVSAKFAEPMDDAAMEKLLAEQGRLQDAIDASNGWELDRTLEMAMDALRLPPGDADVSKLSGGEKRRVALCRILLEKPDLLLLDEPTNHLDAESVAWLEQALKEYKGTIVCITHDRYFLDNVAEWILELDRGEGVPWKGNYSSWLEQKQKRLELEEKTESARQKTLKRELEWVRASPKARQAKSKARISAYEQLLNQSQEKRDPTGEVTIPPGPQLGGLVVEAKGLRKAFGDRLLIDDLNFKLPPGGIVGIIGPNGAGKTTLFRMLTGAEKPDGGELRIGETVKLAYVDQSRDALNGDKSVFEEVSGGLDFLDLGRAGQMPSRAYLAGFAFKGQDQQKRVKDLSGGERNRVHLAKMLKSGGNVLLLDEPTNDLDVETLRSLEEALLNFAGCAVVISHDRWFLDRIATHILAFEGDSRAFFFEGNFEDYEADKKKRLGPEALEPHRIRYRPLTKS, encoded by the coding sequence ATGGCCCAGAACTTCATCTTCACCATGCAGGACTTGCGCAAGGTCAAGGGAGGCAAGGACATCCTCAAGGGCATCTACCTGTCCTTCTTCCCGGGCGCGAAGATCGGCGTCATCGGCCCCAACGGGTCCGGTAAGTCGACGCTGCTGCGCATCATGGCCGGCGTGGACAAGGAATTCTTCGGCGTGGCCAAGCCGGACCCCAGCGCGCGCGTGGGCTACCTGGCCCAGGAGCCGCAGCTCGACCCCACCCTGGACGTGAAGGGCAACGTGGAGCTGGGCCTCAAGCCCATCCGCGTGCTGCTCGACCGCTTCAACGAGGTGAGCGCGAAGTTCGCCGAGCCCATGGACGACGCCGCCATGGAGAAGCTGCTGGCCGAGCAGGGCCGGCTGCAGGACGCCATCGACGCGAGCAACGGCTGGGAGCTGGATCGCACCCTGGAGATGGCCATGGACGCACTGCGTCTGCCGCCCGGGGACGCGGACGTGAGCAAGCTGTCCGGTGGTGAGAAGCGCCGCGTGGCGCTCTGCCGCATCCTCCTGGAGAAGCCGGACCTGCTCCTGCTCGACGAGCCCACCAACCACCTGGACGCCGAGAGCGTGGCGTGGCTCGAGCAGGCGCTCAAGGAGTACAAGGGCACCATCGTCTGCATCACCCACGACCGCTACTTCCTCGACAACGTGGCCGAGTGGATCCTGGAGCTCGACCGCGGCGAGGGCGTGCCCTGGAAGGGCAACTACTCGAGCTGGCTGGAGCAGAAGCAGAAGCGGCTGGAGCTGGAGGAGAAGACGGAGAGCGCGCGGCAGAAGACGCTCAAGCGCGAGCTCGAGTGGGTGCGCGCCTCTCCGAAGGCGCGTCAGGCCAAGAGCAAGGCGCGCATCTCGGCGTACGAGCAGCTGCTCAACCAGTCGCAGGAGAAGCGCGACCCGACGGGCGAGGTGACGATTCCGCCCGGGCCGCAGCTGGGCGGGCTGGTGGTGGAGGCCAAGGGGCTGCGCAAGGCGTTCGGGGACCGGTTGCTCATCGACGACCTGAACTTCAAGCTGCCGCCGGGCGGCATCGTGGGCATCATCGGACCGAACGGCGCCGGCAAGACGACGCTCTTCCGGATGCTCACGGGCGCGGAGAAGCCGGACGGGGGCGAGCTGCGCATCGGCGAGACGGTGAAGCTGGCGTACGTGGACCAGAGCCGCGACGCGCTGAATGGGGACAAGAGCGTCTTCGAGGAGGTGAGCGGCGGGCTGGACTTCCTGGACCTGGGCCGGGCGGGACAGATGCCGAGCCGCGCGTACCTGGCGGGCTTCGCCTTCAAGGGGCAGGACCAGCAGAAGCGGGTGAAGGACCTGTCGGGCGGCGAGCGCAACCGGGTGCACCTGGCGAAGATGCTCAAGAGCGGCGGCAACGTGCTCTTGCTCGACGAGCCGACGAACGACCTGGACGTGGAGACGCTGCGCAGCCTGGAGGAGGCGCTGCTCAACTTCGCGGGCTGCGCGGTGGTCATCAGCCACGACCGCTGGTTCCTGGACCGCATCGCCACGCACATCCTGGCGTTCGAGGGCGACAGCCGGGCGTTCTTCTTCGAGGGCAACTTCGAGGACTACGAGGCGGACAAGAAGAAGCGCCTGGGCCCCGAGGCCCTGGAGCCGCACCGCATCCGCTACCGCCCGCTCACCAAGAGCTGA
- a CDS encoding ABC transporter permease, translating to MKTLLVKEVRRFMRVPGQTVLSPLISTSLYFLVFGYSLSGRGAHAVEGVPYLAFIVPGLVFLGLANNAFLNSSSSLFINKIQGTIVDLLAAPLGPMELMAGFIGGAMVRGLLVGLLTWAVAMLFTGFQLAHALATLLFLLLSSYTFSVLGVLAAVWAEKFEQINFFPTFVMLPLTFLGGVFYSVRELPTPWNHVSLFNPIVYMVEGLRYGMLGSSGFSPLWGGAILLGVALVATGLAWAALRSGYKLKA from the coding sequence ATGAAGACCCTGTTGGTGAAGGAGGTCCGCCGCTTCATGCGCGTGCCGGGCCAGACCGTCCTCTCACCGCTCATCAGCACCTCGCTCTACTTCCTCGTCTTCGGCTACTCGCTGTCCGGACGGGGCGCCCACGCGGTGGAGGGGGTGCCCTACCTGGCCTTCATCGTCCCGGGGCTCGTCTTCCTGGGCCTGGCCAACAACGCCTTCCTCAACAGCTCCTCGTCGCTCTTCATCAACAAGATTCAAGGCACCATCGTGGACCTGCTCGCGGCGCCGCTGGGCCCGATGGAGCTGATGGCCGGCTTCATCGGGGGCGCCATGGTGCGCGGGTTGCTGGTGGGCCTGCTCACCTGGGCGGTGGCCATGCTCTTCACCGGCTTCCAGTTGGCGCACGCGCTCGCCACGCTCCTCTTCCTGCTGCTGTCCTCCTACACCTTCAGCGTGCTGGGCGTGCTCGCGGCGGTGTGGGCCGAGAAGTTCGAGCAGATCAACTTCTTCCCCACCTTCGTCATGCTCCCGCTCACCTTCCTCGGCGGGGTGTTCTACTCGGTGCGCGAACTGCCTACGCCCTGGAACCACGTAAGCCTTTTCAATCCCATCGTCTACATGGTGGAGGGGCTGCGCTACGGGATGCTGGGGAGCAGTGGCTTCTCGCCGCTGTGGGGGGGAGCCATCCTGCTGGGGGTGGCGCTCGTGGCGACGGGCCTGGCCTGGGCGGCGTTGCGCTCTGGTTACAAATTGAAGGCCTGA